In Candidatus Pelagibacter sp. RS39, the following proteins share a genomic window:
- a CDS encoding glutamine amidotransferase, giving the protein MCGIAGLIHRGKSSKVGHELQGMLQALKHRGEDSTGYALYGDTDGKNFIMRFKVGENVGEGSTSVAEDVSVYDERKKIVDSYLNEMGAKIIKEERILPYSLRYEIEYNKKDLLEFSQKIESIPGVEILSMGKSLEVIKDLGNAKMVCDRYNLDKLVGTHAIGHARMATESGVDIKSAHPFWGYPFSDVSVVHNGQLTNYWNNRRALENKGMRFMSECDSELIAVYLAEKMREGASLEEGMKESLTGLDGVFTYFVATKDSLGMAKDTMAAKPLVLYESDDLVAMGSEEIAIRSILPQEIDTYDPFDGEVKVWQI; this is encoded by the coding sequence ATGTGCGGAATTGCGGGATTAATTCATAGAGGAAAATCTTCAAAAGTTGGTCATGAGCTTCAAGGTATGTTGCAAGCGCTGAAACATAGAGGAGAAGACTCTACGGGTTATGCTTTATATGGAGACACTGATGGAAAAAATTTTATCATGCGTTTCAAAGTTGGAGAAAACGTTGGTGAGGGTAGTACATCAGTTGCTGAGGATGTGTCCGTTTATGATGAAAGAAAAAAGATTGTTGATAGTTATCTTAATGAAATGGGTGCAAAAATTATCAAAGAAGAAAGGATACTTCCTTACTCTTTAAGATACGAAATAGAATATAATAAAAAAGATTTATTAGAATTTTCACAAAAAATAGAAAGTATTCCAGGAGTAGAGATACTTTCAATGGGTAAATCTTTAGAAGTTATTAAGGATCTTGGGAATGCCAAAATGGTTTGTGACAGATATAATCTAGACAAACTTGTTGGTACTCATGCGATTGGTCACGCTAGAATGGCTACTGAGTCAGGGGTAGATATTAAATCTGCTCACCCATTTTGGGGTTATCCGTTTAGCGATGTATCAGTTGTTCATAATGGTCAGCTTACAAATTACTGGAATAATAGAAGAGCTTTAGAAAATAAAGGAATGAGATTTATGTCTGAGTGTGACTCAGAACTTATCGCAGTTTATTTAGCTGAAAAAATGAGAGAAGGAGCATCTCTTGAAGAGGGTATGAAAGAGTCTCTTACTGGATTAGATGGTGTTTTTACTTATTTTGTAGCTACAAAAGATTCTTTAGGAATGGCAAAAGATACTATGGCGGCAAAGCCTTTAGTTTTATATGAGTCAGACGATTTAGTAGCGATGGGTTCAGAAGAAATAGCAATAAGATCAATTTTACCACAAGAAATTGATACTTATGATCCATTCGATGGAGAGGTAAAAGTATGGCAAATATAA
- a CDS encoding glutamine synthetase family protein yields the protein MTDLEKHVNRPGRDKQVKKVREKINELGITYIYYQFISVTGRVVGKGIPADHWERTAEKGFQLVYGATANLFLDRHNNYIGYGPEAMELVGIPDPETFCQLPWDKRVGRVFVTCFRNREERNNPGGHLTSDCRGNLRIFMEEFEKKHGLELRVGTEPEMMWLTKNEDGTPTGKGFSKPFCYHIDQFESLRPVFMKVIEYSKAMGLDMIQGDHEDAPGQLELNWTYDNVLRNADRLSTYRQICAQVAREHNLIACFMTKPFMGVSASGCHTNMSLWKGGKVKTNKLGHKTLPAVEEVFGYVEGGTNTFMPDTKDMQLPGKIGLQSIAGIMEHLPALTALGSSTVNSYRRLWDQGFWAPVYADWGYQNRTCGLRVSAPGRFEYRSVDSMHNPYLLGAALLKACDHGISNKMKPADPESRNIYEAQKAGKDVKKLPLSLGEALERLSEDEVIKSAMPDEMYKVFHWYKNDEWERFLGATTQWDLDTYLDCLP from the coding sequence ATGACGGATCTAGAAAAGCACGTAAACCGACCAGGTAGAGACAAACAAGTTAAAAAAGTAAGAGAAAAAATTAACGAATTAGGAATTACTTATATCTATTATCAATTTATTTCTGTAACAGGGAGAGTTGTAGGTAAAGGAATACCTGCAGATCATTGGGAAAGAACAGCAGAAAAAGGTTTTCAATTAGTATACGGAGCTACAGCAAACTTATTTTTAGATCGTCATAATAATTATATAGGTTATGGACCTGAAGCAATGGAATTAGTTGGTATCCCTGATCCAGAAACTTTTTGTCAATTACCATGGGACAAAAGAGTAGGAAGAGTTTTTGTAACATGTTTCAGAAACAGAGAAGAGAGAAATAATCCTGGTGGACATTTAACTTCTGACTGTAGAGGAAATTTAAGAATTTTCATGGAAGAATTTGAGAAGAAACATGGACTTGAGTTAAGAGTTGGAACAGAGCCTGAAATGATGTGGCTTACAAAAAACGAGGATGGAACGCCTACTGGAAAAGGTTTTTCTAAACCATTCTGTTATCATATTGATCAATTTGAATCTTTAAGACCTGTTTTTATGAAGGTTATTGAGTATTCAAAAGCTATGGGTTTAGATATGATTCAAGGTGACCATGAAGATGCTCCAGGTCAATTAGAATTAAATTGGACTTACGACAATGTACTTCGAAATGCAGACAGACTTTCAACTTATAGACAAATATGTGCTCAAGTTGCAAGAGAACATAACTTAATTGCATGTTTCATGACTAAGCCTTTTATGGGTGTGTCAGCTAGTGGTTGTCATACTAATATGTCTTTATGGAAGGGTGGAAAAGTAAAAACTAACAAACTTGGACATAAAACTTTACCGGCTGTTGAAGAGGTATTTGGTTATGTTGAAGGTGGAACTAATACTTTTATGCCTGATACAAAAGATATGCAGTTACCAGGTAAAATTGGTTTACAATCAATTGCTGGTATAATGGAACACTTGCCAGCTTTAACTGCGTTAGGATCTTCAACGGTAAATTCTTATAGAAGATTATGGGATCAAGGTTTTTGGGCACCTGTTTATGCTGACTGGGGATACCAGAACAGAACTTGTGGATTAAGAGTTTCTGCTCCTGGAAGATTTGAATATAGATCAGTAGACTCTATGCATAATCCTTACTTATTAGGTGCTGCATTATTAAAAGCTTGTGATCATGGAATAAGTAATAAAATGAAACCAGCTGATCCTGAATCTAGAAATATTTATGAAGCTCAAAAAGCTGGTAAGGATGTAAAAAAACTTCCTTTAAGTTTAGGAGAAGCTTTGGAAAGATTATCAGAAGATGAGGTAATTAAATCAGCTATGCCTGATGAAATGTATAAAGTTTTTCATTGGTATAAAAATGATGAATGGGAAAGATTTTTAGGAGCAACAACTCAATGGGATCTAGATACTTATCTAGATTGTTTACCATAA
- a CDS encoding ammonium transporter, giving the protein MTDQLGALTTIFTEFYYWVTVVLMFLIHVGFCMYEVGASRYKHHQHTLMKNTMLIPLVTVTWFLFGWWIYWAFPTGPGLAPSIMNESTALITDDSAFSATWYTATSELMAINLGDHISGVFWAAFLLFSWTAASIVSGAIIERITTFAFGILAIAIGSVFWTIDAAWGWHFDGWMLKLLGYHDAYASGVIHAIAGGFALGVLMVLGPRIGKFSSSGEPRNIGPRNPWLVTIGLFLIYTGFWGFYAACNIPIFDLGPEYGMEGISYWTATNIYVTPTTLSGITFNFLMSLSGGLLAGYWIAKGDPFWTYSSGLAGIICASAGNDLYHPIQAMIIGMIGVVISYKLHYWVERKFKIDDAVGAVAVHGYAGFIGLVICGFVLNGYPSSGYSVGAMWDGTTYATINPLGQFIGALIMFVVLGLIPGYVIAKVLAGMGKLRIPREVEIAGLDYEMMEAAKSDEKAVSSATR; this is encoded by the coding sequence ATGACTGATCAGTTAGGTGCTCTTACTACTATATTTACAGAATTTTACTACTGGGTAACAGTGGTACTGATGTTCTTAATTCACGTCGGGTTCTGTATGTATGAAGTTGGAGCTTCTCGTTATAAACACCATCAACATACTCTTATGAAAAACACGATGCTGATACCTTTGGTAACAGTAACTTGGTTTTTATTTGGTTGGTGGATTTACTGGGCTTTCCCAACAGGACCAGGGTTAGCACCTTCAATTATGAATGAAAGTACCGCTCTAATTACAGATGACTCTGCATTTAGTGCTACGTGGTACACTGCTACAAGTGAGTTGATGGCAATCAATTTAGGAGATCACATTTCTGGTGTCTTCTGGGCTGCTTTCCTGCTCTTCTCATGGACAGCTGCTTCCATTGTCTCAGGAGCAATAATTGAAAGAATTACAACCTTTGCATTTGGTATTTTAGCAATTGCAATTGGTTCTGTATTCTGGACAATTGATGCTGCTTGGGGATGGCACTTTGATGGTTGGATGTTAAAACTTTTAGGATATCATGATGCTTATGCGTCAGGAGTAATTCACGCAATTGCTGGTGGATTTGCTTTAGGAGTTCTAATGGTTTTAGGACCAAGAATTGGAAAATTCTCATCAAGTGGTGAGCCAAGAAATATTGGACCAAGAAATCCTTGGCTAGTAACGATTGGATTATTTCTAATTTATACTGGTTTCTGGGGATTCTATGCGGCATGTAATATACCAATATTTGATCTTGGGCCTGAATACGGTATGGAAGGCATAAGCTATTGGACGGCAACAAACATATATGTAACCCCTACTACACTTAGTGGTATTACTTTTAACTTCTTGATGTCATTATCAGGAGGATTATTAGCCGGTTATTGGATTGCAAAAGGTGATCCTTTCTGGACATACTCTAGTGGACTAGCAGGTATCATATGTGCTTCAGCTGGAAATGATTTATATCATCCAATTCAAGCAATGATCATTGGTATGATCGGTGTTGTGATATCGTACAAACTACATTATTGGGTTGAGCGTAAGTTCAAAATTGATGATGCGGTTGGTGCAGTTGCGGTTCACGGTTATGCTGGATTTATTGGTCTAGTAATATGCGGTTTCGTTCTAAATGGTTATCCTTCATCTGGTTATAGTGTTGGAGCTATGTGGGATGGGACTACTTATGCAACAATCAATCCATTAGGACAGTTCATAGGAGCACTAATAATGTTCGTAGTTCTTGGACTAATACCAGGCTATGTTATTGCAAAAGTTCTCGCGGGTATGGGTAAATTAAGAATCCCACGAGAGGTAGAAATAGCAGGTCTAGATTATGAAATGATGGAGGCTGCTAAATCAGATGAAAAAGCAGTTTCATCTGCAACCAGGTAA
- the glnT gene encoding type III glutamate--ammonia ligase, with amino-acid sequence MSKNLFKIAKEKKIKYFLISFVDLFGVLRSKLVPAHAIKEMQEIGAGFAGFAAWLDMTPADSDMFGIPDPDSLIQLPWNKEVGWLASDLWMNGKPVDASPRVMLKKQIKKLSKQGLTMKSGVECEYFLISPDGSSIADPRDTQSKPCYDQSALMRRYDLIKEICDCMIEMGWGPYQNDHEDANGQFEMNWDYSDCLKTADRHTFFKYMVKTIAEKHGLRATFMPKPFENLTGNGCHAHISVWDGKKNKFLDKSNELGLTKMAYNFLGGVIKHASSLSAFFNPTINSYRRINAPPTKSGASWSPSSISYTGNNRTHMIRIPDPGRFELRLMDGSANPYLLQASVIAAGINGIKNKIDPGKPLHCNMYEDFAKYPDLPKLPDELDQSLKKLKQNKEMNEAFGTDVIDSYIKLRSTEIKEFNNVEKFDKSKPITKWERQNTLDC; translated from the coding sequence GTGTCAAAAAATTTATTTAAAATCGCTAAAGAAAAAAAAATCAAATATTTTTTAATAAGTTTTGTTGATCTATTTGGAGTTCTCAGATCAAAATTAGTGCCAGCACATGCAATTAAAGAAATGCAAGAAATTGGCGCGGGATTCGCAGGATTTGCTGCATGGTTGGATATGACACCTGCGGACTCTGATATGTTTGGAATTCCTGATCCTGATAGTTTAATTCAATTACCTTGGAACAAGGAAGTAGGATGGCTTGCCTCGGATCTTTGGATGAATGGCAAACCAGTAGATGCCTCACCAAGAGTGATGTTAAAGAAACAAATCAAAAAACTCTCAAAACAAGGATTGACTATGAAATCTGGTGTGGAGTGTGAATATTTTTTGATATCTCCAGATGGAAGCTCAATTGCTGATCCAAGAGATACTCAATCAAAACCATGTTATGACCAATCAGCATTAATGAGAAGATATGATTTAATTAAAGAAATTTGTGATTGTATGATTGAAATGGGATGGGGTCCTTATCAAAATGATCATGAAGATGCTAATGGCCAATTTGAGATGAATTGGGATTATTCAGATTGTTTAAAGACTGCAGATAGACATACATTTTTTAAATACATGGTAAAAACTATTGCTGAAAAGCATGGTCTGAGAGCAACGTTTATGCCTAAACCATTTGAAAATTTAACTGGAAACGGTTGTCATGCTCATATTTCTGTTTGGGATGGAAAGAAAAATAAATTTCTGGATAAATCTAATGAATTAGGTCTAACTAAAATGGCATATAATTTTTTAGGTGGTGTCATAAAACATGCTTCATCTCTATCTGCATTTTTCAATCCAACAATCAATAGTTACAGAAGAATTAATGCACCTCCAACAAAATCAGGGGCATCATGGTCACCAAGTAGTATATCTTATACCGGTAATAATAGAACACATATGATAAGAATCCCTGATCCGGGAAGATTTGAATTAAGATTAATGGATGGATCTGCTAATCCTTATCTGCTTCAAGCAAGTGTTATCGCAGCTGGAATAAACGGTATTAAAAACAAAATTGACCCTGGTAAACCTCTTCATTGTAATATGTATGAGGACTTTGCAAAATATCCAGATCTTCCAAAACTTCCTGATGAATTAGATCAATCATTAAAAAAATTAAAACAAAATAAAGAGATGAATGAGGCTTTTGGTACTGATGTAATTGATAGTTATATAAAGCTAAGGAGCACAGAAATTAAAGAATTTAATAATGTAGAGAAATTTGATAAGTCGAAACCTATAACCAAATGGGAAAGACAAAATACTCTAGATTGCTAA
- a CDS encoding NAD(P)/FAD-dependent oxidoreductase, whose translation MSLPTKAKVVIIGGGIHGLSTAWKLSETYKNPGDIVVLEKKDTAAGASGIACGVVRNNYFQPAMRELMAHSVSVWESDPKAFKYNPVGYLQISPEVMHEDVASIYEQQKAIGYESDFIEGEKDCMKYMKGMFDDWQAQGITSILHEKKGGYAFNKDSIKALENKSTSNGVQVMKGVKVTGFRRGSNSKAVTGVETDKGTIDCEQVVIGAGPWARDFWNMLELPKTANIKGKDGKMHVTDMWTYWMLQEGVIGVEPDFLKTNDGKQPPVVHVDSTAPLYSDKTKKLITDKIWGIYYKPDIDGLGVQGGTSPYIVKKHFDQVNVDPYGIESPEYQTTDAFSDMWCSALAHCQKRFEGKSDLYRKGPSGGLGCMTPDSFPIFDRFFENVYMIADANHGYKMIGVGELVAKEILGTESDLLKPFRFNRYEKGELHPTSNSPFPWS comes from the coding sequence ATGTCATTACCGACAAAAGCAAAAGTAGTAATAATCGGTGGAGGTATCCACGGTTTAAGTACTGCTTGGAAATTATCTGAAACTTATAAAAATCCTGGTGACATTGTAGTCCTTGAAAAAAAAGACACTGCTGCTGGAGCAAGTGGAATTGCATGTGGAGTAGTTAGAAATAATTATTTTCAACCAGCAATGAGAGAACTGATGGCCCACTCAGTCTCTGTTTGGGAAAGTGATCCAAAAGCATTTAAATATAATCCAGTTGGTTATTTACAAATATCACCTGAGGTTATGCATGAAGATGTTGCGAGCATTTATGAGCAACAAAAAGCAATAGGATATGAATCTGATTTTATAGAGGGTGAAAAGGATTGCATGAAATACATGAAGGGCATGTTTGATGACTGGCAAGCCCAAGGTATAACTTCAATTCTTCATGAAAAAAAGGGTGGATACGCATTTAATAAAGACTCTATTAAAGCTTTAGAAAATAAATCTACTTCTAACGGTGTTCAAGTGATGAAAGGTGTCAAAGTTACAGGATTTAGAAGAGGAAGTAATAGTAAAGCGGTTACAGGGGTTGAAACAGATAAAGGCACAATTGATTGTGAACAAGTAGTAATTGGAGCAGGACCGTGGGCTAGAGATTTTTGGAACATGTTGGAATTACCTAAAACAGCAAACATAAAAGGTAAAGATGGTAAAATGCATGTAACTGATATGTGGACTTATTGGATGCTTCAAGAGGGTGTTATTGGTGTTGAGCCAGATTTCTTAAAGACAAATGATGGAAAACAGCCACCAGTAGTTCATGTAGACTCGACAGCACCATTATATTCAGACAAAACAAAAAAATTAATTACAGATAAAATTTGGGGAATTTATTATAAACCTGATATTGATGGTTTAGGAGTTCAGGGTGGAACATCACCTTACATTGTTAAAAAACATTTTGATCAGGTAAATGTTGATCCTTATGGAATTGAGTCTCCAGAGTATCAAACCACTGATGCGTTTAGTGATATGTGGTGCTCTGCTTTAGCACATTGCCAAAAAAGATTTGAGGGAAAATCTGATTTATATAGAAAAGGTCCATCAGGTGGTCTTGGATGCATGACACCAGACTCATTTCCAATCTTTGATAGATTTTTTGAAAACGTATATATGATTGCCGATGCTAACCATGGTTATAAAATGATTGGTGTTGGAGAGCTTGTTGCAAAAGAAATTCTTGGTACTGAAAGTGATTTATTGAAACCGTTTAGATTCAACCGTTACGAGAAGGGAGAACTTCACCCTACTTCGAACAGTCCGTTCCCTTGGAGTTAA
- a CDS encoding FMN-binding glutamate synthase family protein, whose translation MAKKKKKKNGKLKTNGNVGGKADVHLSSNGGRNKSLLGHNAIFTPEVIDDIHIKSQLGRYRMRGMALMKKIPTFDDLVFLPGTLTRFVIEGYREKCETKTVIGPRCENPIELDIPVYITGMSFGALSYEAKTALARGATMAGSATCSGEGGMIPDERRYSEKWFYQCIQSRYGFNPHHAQLADGIEVFIGQGQKVGMGGHLMGQKVTDQVAEMRSLPSGIDQRSPARHPDWLGPDDLALKVEELRQLTKNKVPIQLKLGASKVYDDVRMAAKCDPDSIYLDGMEGSTGAGPHIAAANTGIPGIAAIREARRALDDVGKTGKVTLIYAGGVRDGADMAKALALGADAIAIGTGSMIALNCNKDIPEANFEKEMGVKAGECYHCHTGRCPVGVATQDPKLRARLNPDDAALRVYNYLHSMTLEAQLLARACGKTNIHSLEPEDLAALTSEASALAKVPLAGTNYTVGVDNFHKI comes from the coding sequence ATGGCTAAGAAGAAAAAGAAAAAAAATGGTAAATTAAAAACTAATGGTAACGTTGGAGGAAAAGCAGACGTTCACTTAAGTTCAAACGGTGGAAGAAATAAAAGCTTATTAGGTCATAACGCAATTTTCACTCCTGAAGTAATTGATGATATTCATATAAAATCTCAGTTGGGTAGATACAGAATGCGTGGAATGGCATTAATGAAAAAAATTCCAACATTTGATGATTTAGTTTTCTTGCCAGGAACTCTTACTAGATTTGTTATTGAAGGTTACAGAGAAAAGTGTGAAACAAAAACTGTTATTGGACCAAGATGTGAAAATCCAATTGAATTAGATATTCCAGTTTATATTACAGGTATGAGTTTCGGTGCTTTATCTTATGAAGCAAAAACTGCATTAGCTAGAGGAGCTACAATGGCAGGTAGCGCAACATGTTCTGGTGAAGGTGGAATGATACCAGATGAAAGAAGATATTCTGAAAAATGGTTTTATCAATGTATTCAATCCAGATATGGATTTAACCCACATCACGCACAATTAGCTGACGGTATAGAAGTTTTTATTGGACAAGGACAAAAAGTTGGTATGGGTGGTCACTTGATGGGTCAAAAAGTAACCGACCAAGTTGCTGAAATGAGATCACTTCCATCAGGTATTGATCAGAGATCTCCTGCAAGACATCCTGACTGGTTAGGTCCAGACGATTTAGCATTAAAAGTAGAGGAACTTAGACAGCTAACAAAAAATAAAGTTCCAATTCAATTAAAATTAGGTGCATCAAAAGTTTATGATGATGTTCGTATGGCTGCAAAATGTGATCCAGATTCTATTTATCTAGATGGTATGGAAGGATCTACAGGAGCAGGTCCACACATCGCTGCAGCAAACACTGGAATTCCTGGTATCGCAGCTATTAGAGAAGCAAGAAGAGCTTTGGATGATGTAGGAAAAACTGGAAAAGTAACTTTGATTTATGCTGGTGGAGTTAGAGACGGTGCTGATATGGCAAAAGCATTAGCTTTAGGTGCAGATGCAATAGCTATTGGTACTGGGTCTATGATTGCACTAAACTGTAACAAAGATATTCCAGAAGCAAATTTTGAAAAAGAAATGGGAGTAAAAGCAGGTGAATGTTATCACTGTCATACTGGAAGATGTCCTGTAGGAGTTGCTACTCAAGATCCAAAATTAAGAGCAAGATTAAATCCTGATGATGCAGCATTGAGAGTTTATAATTATTTACATTCTATGACTCTTGAAGCTCAGTTGTTAGCTAGAGCTTGTGGTAAAACAAATATACATTCTTTAGAACCTGAGGATTTAGCAGCACTTACTTCTGAAGCATCAGCTTTAGCAAAAGTTCCGCTAGCAGGTACTAATTATACTGTTGGAGTAGATAACTTTCATAAAATTTAG
- a CDS encoding GXGXG motif-containing protein yields MANIKSVSKKTKAQAMGMHTEVLTGRTQQKFFNPDEAENFYYFGTHDVDFNKRTDLDVKDMSAAEANKEIDNLMSQGYGTIVIKNPQGKHSLGVGILNKLNLIFEGSLGYFGMGSCDGPIVRINGRVGWSCAENLMAGKVVIEKNAGSCFGAAIRGGDLICKGSVGARTGIDMKGGTIIIGGDAGAFTGFMMQRGRIIILGDVGINLGDSMYDGTIFVGGEIGSYGSDAVDADLTKSDQDWLKRKLKVAEIGENFDVSKMKKIVAGKKLWNYDNLEPTEKKGAI; encoded by the coding sequence ATGGCAAATATAAAAAGTGTTTCAAAGAAAACTAAAGCCCAAGCAATGGGTATGCACACTGAGGTTTTAACAGGAAGAACTCAACAAAAATTTTTCAATCCCGATGAGGCAGAAAACTTTTATTATTTTGGAACTCATGATGTTGATTTTAATAAAAGAACTGATCTTGATGTAAAAGACATGAGTGCAGCGGAAGCAAATAAAGAAATAGATAATTTAATGAGCCAAGGATATGGAACAATCGTTATTAAAAACCCACAAGGTAAACATAGTTTAGGAGTTGGGATATTAAATAAATTAAATTTAATTTTTGAGGGAAGTTTAGGATATTTTGGAATGGGTTCATGTGATGGTCCAATCGTTCGTATCAATGGAAGAGTTGGATGGTCTTGTGCAGAAAACTTAATGGCAGGTAAAGTTGTAATTGAGAAAAATGCTGGATCTTGTTTTGGAGCTGCCATTAGAGGTGGAGATTTAATCTGTAAAGGCAGTGTTGGTGCAAGAACAGGTATTGATATGAAAGGTGGTACAATAATTATTGGTGGTGATGCTGGTGCATTTACTGGCTTTATGATGCAAAGAGGTAGAATCATCATATTAGGTGATGTCGGAATAAATCTAGGAGATTCGATGTATGATGGGACAATTTTCGTAGGTGGAGAAATTGGTTCTTATGGTAGTGATGCAGTAGATGCTGATTTAACTAAAAGTGATCAAGATTGGCTTAAGAGAAAGCTTAAGGTTGCTGAGATTGGCGAAAATTTTGATGTAAGTAAAATGAAAAAAATTGTAGCAGGTAAAAAACTCTGGAATTACGACAACTTAGAACCTACTGAGAAAAAAGGAGCAATTTAA